The Exiguobacterium aurantiacum DSM 6208 genome includes a window with the following:
- a CDS encoding FMN-binding negative transcriptional regulator: protein MYVPKLYAVTDPKEVHAFLKAHPFGTVVTYDGHKPIATHVPLRLHETDGQLSFTTHIAKHNPQWKTIEQQTVLVIVQGPDAYVSASWYGHEDVSTWNYQAVHLYGKATIMTEAELEDELAGLLRDHEGERGDAVVWEELSEPVKRQKYGVVGFRIDVSDIEAAFKLSQNRNDEDYARIVSELEAEGCPMADVMRERRP from the coding sequence ATGTACGTCCCAAAATTATACGCTGTGACCGACCCGAAAGAAGTCCACGCTTTTTTGAAGGCCCATCCTTTCGGCACCGTCGTCACATATGACGGGCATAAGCCGATCGCGACGCACGTACCGCTCCGTCTGCATGAGACGGACGGACAGCTTTCGTTCACGACGCATATCGCCAAACATAATCCGCAATGGAAAACGATTGAACAACAGACGGTGCTCGTCATCGTCCAAGGGCCGGACGCCTATGTCTCGGCGTCGTGGTACGGCCATGAGGACGTGTCGACGTGGAACTATCAGGCGGTCCATCTCTACGGGAAGGCGACGATCATGACCGAGGCGGAGCTCGAGGACGAATTGGCTGGCTTGCTCCGGGACCATGAAGGGGAGCGGGGAGATGCCGTCGTCTGGGAAGAGCTGTCGGAACCGGTCAAGCGTCAAAAATACGGTGTCGTCGGCTTTCGAATCGACGTCTCAGACATCGAGGCGGCGTTCAAGCTGAGCCAAAACCGGAACGACGAAGATTATGCGCGCATCGTCTCCGAGCTCGAAGCGGAAGGCTGTCCGATGGCCGATGTCATGCGTGAGCGACGCCCTTGA
- a CDS encoding haloacid dehalogenase type II, translating into MKPKIQAFVFDVYGTLFDVHSIKTACDDQFPGKGEQISEIWRTKQLDYFFTRHIMGRYADFSVVTREALRYALSATGVTWTPETEDALIAKYTELSPYDEVAGVLNELHAKRTVVLSNGTDAMLTALIHNAGFTDLFEELVSVDGVKQAKPSPAAYMHWFKNSGLERDEVLFLSSNGWDIAGAKNFGFHTAWINRDGKPLDMPDLTPDAVYEDLSGILEWVTDEAAWP; encoded by the coding sequence ATGAAACCGAAAATTCAAGCGTTCGTGTTCGATGTGTACGGGACGTTGTTTGACGTCCATTCCATCAAGACGGCGTGTGACGACCAATTTCCCGGGAAAGGTGAACAGATCAGCGAGATATGGCGGACGAAACAGCTCGACTACTTCTTCACCCGCCACATCATGGGTCGCTATGCCGATTTTTCCGTCGTCACACGCGAAGCGCTCCGCTACGCCTTGTCGGCGACCGGCGTGACGTGGACACCTGAAACCGAGGACGCGTTGATCGCAAAGTACACCGAACTGTCGCCGTACGATGAGGTCGCAGGTGTGTTAAACGAACTTCACGCAAAACGGACCGTCGTGCTGTCGAACGGGACGGACGCGATGCTCACCGCGCTCATCCATAACGCCGGCTTCACCGACCTGTTCGAGGAGCTCGTCAGCGTCGACGGTGTCAAACAAGCGAAACCGTCACCGGCCGCGTATATGCATTGGTTCAAGAACAGCGGGCTAGAGCGGGACGAGGTATTGTTTCTGTCCTCGAACGGCTGGGATATCGCCGGGGCGAAAAACTTCGGGTTCCACACCGCGTGGATCAATCGCGACGGGAAACCGCTCGACATGCCTGACTTGACCCCTGACGCCGTCTATGAAGATCTATCCGGAATATTGGAATGGGTCACGGACGAAGCGGCTTGGCCATGA
- a CDS encoding GNAT family N-acetyltransferase translates to MITIKACTIEDVDTLRDISIETFTETFEADNDPAHLAAYLERAYNVPQLRAELANPDSTFFFAMLDGELAGYMKGNANNAQTEAMGEGAFELERIYVRRTFQGSGVGKALYDQAIQRANELNKREIWLGVWEHNEKALAFYKRHGFVQTGSHTFYMGDDAQTDLIMAKPLRP, encoded by the coding sequence ATGATCACCATCAAAGCTTGCACGATCGAAGACGTCGACACGCTCCGGGACATCAGCATCGAGACGTTCACGGAGACGTTCGAAGCCGACAACGACCCGGCACATCTCGCGGCGTATCTCGAACGGGCGTACAACGTGCCGCAACTTAGAGCGGAACTTGCGAATCCGGACTCGACGTTCTTTTTCGCCATGCTTGACGGGGAACTTGCCGGGTATATGAAAGGGAACGCCAACAACGCCCAAACGGAGGCGATGGGCGAGGGGGCGTTCGAGCTCGAACGGATTTACGTGCGTCGCACCTTCCAAGGGAGCGGCGTCGGCAAGGCGTTGTATGATCAGGCGATCCAACGCGCGAACGAGTTGAATAAACGTGAAATCTGGCTCGGCGTCTGGGAGCATAACGAGAAGGCGCTCGCCTTCTATAAAAGGCATGGCTTCGTCCAGACCGGGTCCCACACGTTCTATATGGGCGACGACGCCCAAACCGATTTGATCATGGCCAAGCCGCTTCGTCCGTGA
- a CDS encoding DUF1801 domain-containing protein, producing the protein MDYTTLVDDKRLDAFIRLIDVIDANLPDGFEKTTDGKGVHYVVPLSTYPSGYHVTPGTPLPFLSVIAQKRHVALYHMGVYSDSALLRWFEEAYAAQVPTKLDMGKSCIRFGNVKHIPYELIGELVSKMTPAEWIRAYEQR; encoded by the coding sequence ATGGACTACACGACACTCGTCGACGACAAACGGCTCGACGCCTTCATCCGCTTGATCGACGTCATCGACGCGAATCTACCCGACGGTTTCGAGAAGACGACCGATGGCAAAGGCGTCCACTACGTCGTCCCGCTGTCGACGTATCCGTCCGGGTATCACGTCACACCGGGCACACCGCTCCCGTTCTTGAGCGTCATCGCCCAGAAGCGGCATGTCGCACTCTATCATATGGGCGTCTATAGTGACTCGGCGCTGCTCCGTTGGTTCGAGGAGGCGTACGCCGCGCAAGTGCCGACGAAGCTCGATATGGGCAAGAGCTGTATCCGGTTCGGCAACGTCAAGCATATCCCGTATGAGCTGATCGGTGAACTCGTCTCGAAGATGACGCCGGCGGAATGGATCCGAGCATATGAGCAACGCTAA
- a CDS encoding MarR family winged helix-turn-helix transcriptional regulator: MRDHLREVGMIARALDSISNIEFKELELTKGQYLYVVRICEEPGIIQEKLAELIKVDRSTAARAIQKLEREGFIRRVDDPHNKKIKRLHPTEKGQAVYPLILREHDHSTDVALAGLSDQEAEQLLRLLKRVRHNIEGDWETVKRGHKREY; the protein is encoded by the coding sequence ATGAGAGACCATCTACGCGAGGTTGGGATGATTGCCCGTGCGCTCGACTCGATCAGCAACATCGAGTTCAAAGAGCTCGAGCTGACGAAAGGGCAATATCTTTATGTCGTCCGAATCTGCGAAGAGCCGGGCATCATCCAAGAAAAGCTGGCTGAACTCATTAAAGTCGACCGCTCGACGGCTGCGCGCGCGATTCAAAAGCTTGAACGGGAAGGATTCATTCGACGAGTCGACGACCCGCACAACAAGAAGATCAAGCGACTCCATCCGACCGAGAAAGGACAGGCGGTCTATCCGCTAATCCTCCGCGAGCATGACCATTCAACGGACGTGGCGCTCGCTGGTCTCTCGGATCAAGAAGCCGAACAGTTGCTCCGTTTGTTGAAGCGGGTCCGTCACAATATCGAAGGGGATTGGGAAACGGTCAAGCGAGGTCACAAACGAGAATACTAA
- a CDS encoding DUF2200 domain-containing protein: MAHRIYTTSFASVYPLYVAKAERKGRTKEEVDTIIRWLTGYDEDGLERQLASEVDFDTFFATAPKMNEDRTLIKGVVCGVRVENVEEPLMREIRYLDKLVDELAKGKAMEKILRGGKL; the protein is encoded by the coding sequence ATGGCACACCGCATTTACACGACGAGCTTCGCGAGCGTCTATCCGCTTTACGTCGCGAAAGCAGAACGGAAAGGCCGAACGAAAGAGGAAGTCGACACGATTATCCGTTGGCTGACCGGCTATGACGAGGACGGGCTCGAACGACAACTCGCGTCCGAGGTCGACTTCGACACGTTCTTCGCAACGGCACCGAAGATGAACGAAGACCGCACGCTCATCAAAGGCGTCGTCTGCGGCGTCCGTGTCGAGAACGTCGAGGAACCGCTCATGCGCGAGATCCGTTATCTGGACAAACTCGTCGATGAACTCGCCAAGGGCAAGGCGATGGAGAAGATTTTACGAGGAGGGAAACTCTGA